In Carya illinoinensis cultivar Pawnee chromosome 10, C.illinoinensisPawnee_v1, whole genome shotgun sequence, one DNA window encodes the following:
- the LOC122278284 gene encoding uncharacterized protein At4g19900, producing MYECPVKPSEPEPFLLFLLRQLQGLKRYVLAHLLCLPTSLFALILLLLLIYNGFSVFYLHLPFPAKSPAVPANFSPGNTAGESMKKGSSFSSSSYSSKLAASEMYATKEEKLSVILKTQSPLLRRSRFSILPITNSSISRPRRARKHKRKLKSVPSEARPTPFSARIENFFAGNSTASCKFRFFMTRISLKSFGDREVLAMESLFKSHPNACLVIVSNSMKSSRGSRVLKPFLDEGFRVMAINPDYDYIFKNTHAEAWFDRLRNGIVDPGVVSLGQNLSNLLRLALLYKFGGIYVDTDVIVLKSFSQLRNVIGAQTIDHETGNWSRLNNAVLIFDKNHPLLYKFIEEFALTFDGNKWGHNGPYLVSRVVSRLSGKPGFNFTVLLPSAFYPVDWSRIRSLFRGPGDELHSKWLLKKLRQIQSRSLVVHLWNRQSRKLEVEKGSIISHIVSDSCIFCNSALSSL from the coding sequence ATGTACGAATGCCCCGTCAAACCCTCTGAGCCTGAGcctttccttctctttcttcttcgtcAGTTACAGGGCCTGAAGAGATACGTCCTAGCTCATCTCCTTTGCTTGCCCACTTCCCTTTTCGCTCTTATTCTCCTTCTCCTCTTAATATACAATGGCTTCTCTGTCTTCTACCTTCACCTCCCTTTTCCGGCCAAGTCCCCGGCCGTTCCCGCCAATTTCTCCCCGGGAAATACCGCTGGAGAGTCGATGAAAAAAGggtcctctttttcttcttcgtcCTATTCTTCAAAGCTGGCTGCTTCAGAGATGTATGCAACGAAAGAAGAAAAGCTATCTGTGATTTTGAAGACCCAGTCGCCCCTTTTGCGCAGATCACGCTTTTCAATCCTACCCATAACCAATTCTTCGATTTCCAGGCCGAGACGAGCCCGGAAGCACAAGCGCAAGCTCAAGAGTGTGCCCTCCGAAGCTCGGCCCACTCCTTTTTCAGCAAGAATCGAGAATTTCTTCGCTGGAAATTCTACTGCCTCTTGTAAGTTTCGATTCTTTATGACCAGGATTTCGTTGAAGTCATTTGGTGATAGAGAAGTGTTGGCTATGGAAAGCTTGTTTAAGTCTCACCCAAATGCTTGCTTGGTCATAGTCTCAAATTCAATGAAATCAAGCAGAGGAAGTCGAGTTCTGAAACCTTTCTTAGATGAGGGGTTCAGGGTAATGGCTATTAATCCGGATTATGATTATATATTCAAGAATACTCATGCGGAAGCGTGGTTTGATAGGCTAAGGAACGGGATTGTGGATCCTGGGGTGGTTTCTTTGGGTCAAAATCTCTCTAATTTGCTTAGGCTCGCTTTACTTTATAAGTTTGGAGGTATTTATGTTGACACAGATGTTATAGTGCTAAAGAGTTTCTCACAGTTGAGAAATGTGATAGGTGCTCAAACTATTGATCATGAAACTGGGAATTGGAGCCGATTGAACAATGCTGTGTTGATATTCGACAAGAATCATCCACTGCTTTACAAGTTCATTGAAGAATTTGCACTGACTTTCGATGGGAACAAGTGGGGGCACAATGGCCCTTACCTAGTCTCAAGAGTTGTTTCCAGGCTGAGTGGAAAGCCTGGATTTAATTTCACTGTGTTGCTGCCATCGGCATTTTATCCGGTTGATTGGAGTCGGATTCGAAGTCTGTTTCGAGGGCCTGGAGACGAGCTGCATTCAAAATGGTTGCTTAAAAAGTTGAGGCAGATCCAGTCCAGAAGTTTGGTCGTTCACTTGTGGAATAGGCAGAGTAGGAAGCTAGAGGTTGAAAAGGGAAGCATCATCAGTCATATAGTTTCAGATAGTTGTATATTCTGCAATTCTGCGCTCTCCAGCTTGTAA